In Monomorium pharaonis isolate MP-MQ-018 chromosome 3, ASM1337386v2, whole genome shotgun sequence, a genomic segment contains:
- the LOC118644963 gene encoding uncharacterized protein LOC118644963: MSNILNIGGEPIFVDSIVKIETHTYNPYANTTFGYSDEIRIPIQQQDLYTLACESFLYVEERLVMKKKDDKDKDEINLGNNCVAFMFDEIRYELNGVEIDRNRNVGITSTLKNYVSLSYDKAVIMQNARWEFSYNLPEGYFNFCVPLSVLLGFCEDYKRVIVNARHELILIRTRNDNNSIVGNSTAQPEIELFKVQWRMPHVTLNEVNKLSLLRALESGQCLSMSFRSWDLYEYPLLQSTTKHSWAVKTAIQLEKPHFVIFALQTGRKNIISQDVTIFDDCNLTNIKLYLNSEFYPYDDMNLDFRKSRYAILYDMYRHFGKSYYGYECETLLNVITFLEKGPFGVIDCSRQNESVKSATVDVRIEFDCKENVPTNTTAYCLILHDRVIEYCPLSNVVRKIM; this comes from the coding sequence ATGTCTAACATCTTGAACATTGGAGGCGAGCCGATCTTTGTCGACAGCATCGTCAAGATTGAGACTCATACGTACAATCCGTACGCCAACACCACTTTTGGATACAGCGATGAAATAAGGATACCCATACAACAGCaggatttatacacgttaGCATGTGAAAGTTTTCTCTACGTCGAAGAAAGATTGGTgatgaagaagaaagacgATAAGGATAAAGATGAGATAAATCTCGGAAATAATTGCGTAGCGTTCATGTTTGATGAAATTCGATATGAACTTAACGGCGTGgaaattgatcgcaacagAAACGTTGGAATAACCAGTACTCTCAAGAACTATGTATCGTTATCATATGACAAAGCAGTAATTATGCAGAATGCAAGATGGGAATTTTCGTATAACCTACCAGAAGGATACTTCAACTTTTGCGTACCGCTTAGTGTATTATTGGGCTTTTGCGAAGATTACAAACGCGTGATTGTTAACGCTCGTCACGAATTGATCTTGATACGAACGCGCAACGATAACAATTCTATCGTCGGAAATTCTACGGCTCAaccggaaattgaattatttaaagtgcagTGGCGAATGCCGCATGTTACGTTAAACGAAGTCAACAAATTATCATTGCTGCGAGCTTTGGAGAGTGGACAATGTCTAAGTATGAGTTTTCGCTCCTGGGATCTGTATGAGTACCCTTTGCTGCAGAGTACGACGAAACATTCATGGGCTGTTAAAACTGCAATTCAGCTCGAGAAACCGCACTTCGTTATCTTCGCACTGCAGACtggtcgaaaaaatatcatatctCAAGATGTTACAATCTTTGACGACTGTAATTTGACcaacataaaactttatctaaactCCGAATTTTATCCGTATGACGATATGAATTTAGACTTTCGTAAATCTAGATATGCAATTCTGTATGACATGTATCGACATTTTGGTAAATCTTATTATGGATATGAGTGTGAAACGCTGCTCAACGTAATCACATTCTTGGAAAAAGGGCCTTTTGGGGTCATTGACTGTTCGCGACAAAACGAATCCGTCAAGAGTGCTACCGTAGATGTgcgcatagaatttgattgcaaaGAAAATGTTCCCACGAATACTACCGCTTATTGTCTCATTTTACATGATcgtgtaattgaatattgtCCGTTGTCCAACGTAGTGCGCAAAATCATGTAA
- the LOC118644969 gene encoding uncharacterized protein LOC118644969, which yields MAAAGLIRSQRALHGRISRTVDNLKKLGQANITTGAVEARLAGLEKYWSTFESQHETLLREHWDALSEDDYVTGDLISVVEETYYVNKGILNDFAAQAARSGEASTSSTTTVTVSEGTSHRTTLPRIQLPQFSGKYSEWNSFRDLFLSIMRQDASTSSVEKLHYLKTCLKGEAALLIRNVPTTAENFERAWNTLVRRFENKRLLVRSFLSEFLALHRIKGESASELSNLYNRVRSTVDSLESIGRPVTSSEDFFVHSIVELLDPHSRREWENSINDSTDPPSYIELQRFIERRLQTLEALQPSKSETGGTKTGSTAARQSRTLHTRQQEVKRGRCSMCRQDHFTMACDTYKSKTAVERKKLVEAKDLCVNCLGRHKVSECASTKRCASCNEQHHSTLHDAFRESEAALTTVQHARHPPERPLTRLLATARVRVADRFGYLHVFRALIDQGSESCLVTEALVQRLQLPRTRASVAIYGIGGVQTGSARGLVTLQVSPLGKGPTLSVPALVFPQLSIYEGTVEASTKTWNHLRGLELADPEFLATDPVDLLLGVDFIALTLLEGVRRGGPQEPVAQQTTFGWMLFGPTGQAEPACRVAANTCRVEEDLTALVRNFWKQEELLSTTPPLSQEDRQCEEMFRLTHTRTEEGRYVVRLPTKEPLPDFTATRISALRVLKSMERRFAREERFHHLYRDFLTQYRELGHMSRVVQEEGTNRVINYLPHHGVMREASTTTKLRVVFNGSTPTPAGRTLNQCLMTGPNLLPPLPEIILRWRQHRYVLATDVEKMFRQIVVHPDDRDLQRILWRDVATDDIAEYRLDTVTYGLACAPYLAMRTLHQLADDERERYPRGAAVLERDVYMDDVLTGAATLEEALELRRQLTDLCTAGGFPLRKWSANDFSLLDGVPADHRMKRELRDWHTQEAHSALGLQWHPRTDDFSFSTQQISIAGFTKRSVLSLTARLFDPLGWLAPTVVSAKIAFQSTWLLQLGWDDTLDEDSAKFWQRFRDELPLEVELHGFADASERAYASVVYLRSPEEGSWRVTLLAAKTKVAPIKPVTLPRLELCAAALLARLISQQRRALGLERAPLHCWSDSTVTLGWIQGHPSRWKTYVANRVAEIQTTAPDALWHHIPGQENPADCASRGLLPGDLVKHELWWRGPAWLWLGTSAWPLKTGCLDTTELPDARTRAHAAVTTTLTDEEPAELLRFSSLNRLLRVTAWCRRWLRFRGGRSSVDRTVEPCLTMDELDESRLQWIRRVQTQTFRKDLEALRQSQSPRPSTSLIKLNPITDSRGLLRVGGRLKHSLLDPEERHPIILPADSHFTLLIVEDCHRRSLHGGVQLTLSLLRQRYWVLRGRALTKRVIHRCVRCVRWRAAPAPQQMGDLPQERVRPFRPFLNTGIDYAGPVQLRTTKGRGHRSYKAYVAVFVCLSTRAVHLEVVSDYTTEAFLAALRRFVSRRGLCRTLWSDRGTTFVGADARLRELFSEYGSERRRLNDVLTAEGIRWRFNPPSAPHFGGIWEAAVKSFKHHLRRVLGNATLTFEEMTTLLAQIEACLNSRPLQSLSDDPEDLTALTPGHFLVGDVPIVVPEPSLTDVPVNRLTRWQLVQSMRDHFWARWAQEYLHSLTQRPKWLKKESRYEVGRLCLIRQENSAPAHWPLARIIRVHPGRDGLIRVVAVRTVAIENGRVVRKDFTRPITKIILLPVSHAEKIDKEDAAQGDTPPTENA from the exons ATGGCAGCCGCAGGATTGATCCGAAGCCAGCGAGCGTTACACGGGCGTATCTCGCGCACCGTGGATAATCTGAAGAAACTCGGCCAGGCGAATATCACGACGGGAGCCGTCGAAGCTCGTTTGGCAGGGTTGGAGAAGTACTGGTCGACCTTTGAGAGCCAGCACGAAACACTCCTACGAGAACACTGGGATGCCCTTAGTGAGGACGATTACGTAACCGGAGATCTCATCTCGGTAGTCGAGGAGACGTATTACGTCAACAAGGGCATCCTGAACGATTTCGCCGCTCAGGCAGCGCGCTCCGGAGAAGCGAGCACCTCATCGACGACCACGGTTACCGTCAGCGAGGGAACCTCGCACAGGACGACCTTACCGCGTATCCAGCTACCGCAGTTCTCCGGAAAATATAGTGAGTGGAACTCCTTTCGAGACCTCTTCCTCTCGATCATGAGACAGGATGCCTCGACCTCATCGGTAGAGAAACTTCACTATCTTAAGACGTGCCTCAAGGGTGAGGCTGCATTACTCATTCGCAACGTGCCGACGACGGCGGAGAACTTCGAGCGCGCTTGGAACACTCTGGTACGACGATTTGAAAACAAGCGGCTACTGGTACGTTCTTTTCTAAGCGAGTTTCTCGCGCTGCATCGAATAAAGGGTGAGTCAGCCTCAGAACTGAGTAATCTGTACAATCGCGTTCGAAGCACGGTGGATTCGCTCGAGAGTATCGGACGACCGGTCACCAGTTCGGAAGATTTCTTTGTGCATTCCATTGTTGAATTGCTCGACCCGCATTCGCGACGCGAGTGGGAAAATTCTATAAACGACTCGACCGACCCACCGTCATACATCGAGCTGCAGCGGTTCATCGAACGCCGGCTGCAGACTCTCGAGGCGTTGCAACCTTCAAAATCGGAAACCGGCGGTACCAAGACGGGTTCGACCGCAGCCCGTCAATCGCGAACGCTGCATACGCGGCAGCAAGAAGTTAAACGCGGCCGCTGTTCCATGTGTCGTCAGGATCATTTTACGATGGCCTGCGACACGTATAAGTCCAAGACCGCCGTCGAACGGAAGAAACTCGTCGAAGCGAAAGATCTGTGCGTCAATTGCCTCGGCCGGCACAAGGTCAGCGAGTGCGCCTCGACGAAACGCTGCGCTTCCTGTAACGAGCAACATCATTCGACGTTGCATGACGCTTTCCGCGAGAGTGAGGCTGCACTCACAACTGTACAACACGCGCGTCATCCGCCCGAAAGACCGCTTACGCGGCTCCTTGCTACCGCGCGCGTCCGCGTTGCCGATCGATTCGGCTACCTTCACGTTTTCCGCGCGCTCATTGACCAGGGCTCCGAGTCATGTCTCGTTACGGAGGCGCTAGTTCAACGTTTGCAACTGCCGCGAACTCGGGCTTCCGTAGCCATATACGGAATCGGCGGAGTTCAAACGGGAAGCGCTCGAGGTCTCGTCACACTGCAAGTCTCCCCGCTGGGAAAGGGGCCCACGCTGTCCGTTCCTGCGTTGGTTTTCCCTCAGCTCAGCATCTACGAGGGAACTGTGGAAGCAAGTACCAAAACCTGGAATCATTTGCGCGGTCTGGAGCTTGCGGATCCGGAATTCTTGGCGACCGATCCCGTCGACCTCTTGCTGGGAGTGGACTTCATTGCCCTTACTCTTCTCGAAGGAGTGCGTAGAGGGGGACCCCAAGAGCCTGTGGCGCAGCAAACGACCTTCGGTTGGATGTTGTTCGGGCCTACCGGCCAAGCTGAGCCCGCGTGCCGCGTTGCCGCCAATACTTGCCGGGTGGAGGAGGATCTGACCGCTCTTGTTCGCAACTTTTGGAAACAAGAAGAGCTTCTCTCTACTACGCCTCCGCTTTCCCAAGAAGACCGTCAGTGCGAGGAGATGTTTCGCCTGACTCACACTCGCACGGAGGAAGGACGCTATGTTGTCCGACTTCCCACCAAGGAACCGCTACCGGACTTCACCGCTACGCGCATTTCGGCCTTGCGCGTGCTTAAGAGCATGGAGAGACGGTTCGCCCGAGAAGAACGTTTCCACCATCTCTACCGAGACTTCTTGACGCAATACCGAGAGCTGGGTCACATGTCCCGCGTTGTCCAGGAGGAGGGAACAAACCGagttataaattatcttcCTCATCACGGAGTCATGAGAGAGGCGAGTACGACAACGAAACTACGCGTCGTATTCAATGGCTCAACCCCCACTCCTGCTGGTCGCACGCTTAACCAGTGCTTAATGACCGGTCCGAATCTATTGCCACCGCTGCCGGAAATTATTCTACGCTGGCGGCAACACCGCTACGTCCTAGCCACGGACGTAGAAAAGATGTTTCGGCAGATCGTCGTTCATCCGGACGACCGCGATCTGCAGCGCATCCTCTGGCGTGATGTGGCGACGGACGACATCGCTGAGTACCGTCTCGATACTGTTACGTACGGCCTCGCCTGCGCTCCCTACCTGGCCATGCGCACCTTACACCAGCTGGCCGACGACGAACGCGAACGTTACCCCCGCGGAGCTGCCGTCTTGGAACGAGACGTCTACATGGACGATGTGCTCACCGGCGCCGCTACCCTTGAGGAGGCCTTGGAACTCCGTCGCCAGCTGACCGATCTTTGCACGGCGGGCGGCTTCCCGCTACGAAAATGGTCGGCCAATGACTTTTCGCTGTTGGACGGTGTGCCAGCTGACCACCGGATGAAACGGGAGCTCCGCGATTGGCATACTCAGGAGGCTCACTCCGCCCTTGGTTTACAATGGCATCCAAGAACCGATGACTTTTCGTTCTCGACCCAGCAGATCTCCATAGCAGGATTCACCAAGCGCTCCGTGTTGTCGCTCACTGCCCGGTTGTTCGACCCCCTCGGATGGCTGGCCCCGACGGTGGTGAGTGCCAAAATCGCCTTCCAGAGCACCTGGCTGCTGCAGTTGGGCTGGGATGACACTTTGGACGAGGACTCCGCGAAATTTTGGCAGCGATTCCGAGACGAGCTGCC TCTAGAGGTGGAGTTACACGGTTTCGCCGACGCTTCCGAGCGAGCCTACGCCTCTGTCGTCTACCTGCGATCCCCGGAGGAGGGGTCGTGGAGGGTTACACTTCTTGCAGCCAAGACGAAGGTCGCCCCAATTAAACCGGTCACGCTACCTCGTCTCGAGCTTTGTGCTGCAGCTCTCCTGGCGCGACTCATTTCCCAGCAGAGAAGAGCGCTTGGTCTTGAGCGAGCCCCTCTTCATTGCTGGTCGGACTCCACGGTGACGTTGGGTTGGATCCAAGGACATCCGTCTCGCTGGAAGACCTACGTCGCCAACCGAGTAGCTGAAATACAGACCACAGCTCCGGACGCGCTGTGGCATCACATCCCAGGTCAGGAAAATCCAGCGGATTGCGCATCCAGAGGTCTACTACCCGGTGATCTTGTGAAGCATGAACTCTGGTGGCGAGGACCTGCTTGGCTGTGGCTCGGGACATCGGCCTGGCCTTTAAAGACCGGATGTTTGGACACGACCGAGCTACCTGATGCGCGGACTCGTGCTCATGCTGCCGTCACAACCACACTGACTGACGAGGAGCCAGCCGAACTCCTGCGATTCTCGTCACTCAATCGACTACTGCGCGTGACCGCCTGGTGCCGACGTTGGCTGCGATTTCGTGGTGGACGTTCCTCCGTGGACAGAACCGTCGAGCCCTGTTTAACGATGGACGAACTAGACGAGTCGCGGCTGCAATGGATCCGGAGAGTGCAGACTCAGACATTCCGGAAGGACCTGGAGGCGCTTCGACAGAGCCAGTCTCCGCGGCCTTCGACCtccttaattaaattaaatccaaTTACAGATTCTCGCGGCCTTCTTAGAGTGGGAGGTCGTCTGAAACATAGCCTGTTAGATCCTGAGGAACGTCATCCGATCATTCTGCCAGCCGACTCGCACTTCACTCTGCTGATCGTCGAAGACTGCCATCGAAGATCCTTACACGGCGGAGTGCAGCTGACCCTGAGTTTGTTGCGTCAGCGTTATTGGGTTCTGCGAGGTCGCGCCCTGACGAAACGTGTAATTCACCGTTGCGTGAGATGCGTGCGTTGGAGGGCGGCACCGGCTCCACAACAGATGGGTGACCTTCCTCAAGAGCGGGTGAGACCCTTTCGTCCATTCCTCAACACCGGCATCGACTACGCTGGACCTGTACAATTGCGAACAACCAAGGGGCGAGGTCATCGTTCGTACAAGGCGTACGTCGCGGTGTTTGTGTGCCTGAGCACACGCGCCGTTCATCTGGAGGTCGTGTCGGACTATACGACGGAAGCCTTTCTAGCCGCCTTACGACGATTCGTCTCCCGACGCGGCTTATGCCGTACCTTGTGGAGCGACCGCGGCACCACCTTTGTCGGAGCAGATGCCCGCTTGCGCGAGCTTTTTTCAGAATATGGATCTGAACGACGGCGACTTAACGACGTCCTCACGGCGGAGGGAATCCGATGGCGGTTCAACCCGCCGTCAGCTCCACATTTCGGCGGCATCTGGGAAGCTGCCGTTAAATCTTTCAAGCATCATCTGCGGCGCGTCCTGGGGAATGCGACTTTAACATTCGAGGAGATGACGACCCTGCTGGCGCAGATCGAAGCCTGTCTTAACTCACGACCTCTGCAGTCTCTCTCCGACGATCCAGAGGATCTCACCGCTCTGACGCCCGGACACTTCCTGGTGGGAGATGTCCCCATTGTAGTGCCGGAACCATCGCTTACCGACGTTCCAGTGAATCGTCTCACCCGGTGGCAGCTTGTGCAGAGTATGCGGGACCACTTCTGGGCACGCTGGGCCCAGGAATACCTCCATTCGCTCACTCAGCGACCGAAATGGCTGAAGAAGGAGTCCAGATATGAAGTCGGACGGCTGTGTCTCATCCGACAGGAGAATAGCGCCCCGGCTCACTGGCCACTGGCCAGAATTATTCGAGTGCATCCTGGCCGGGATGGACTGATCCGCGTTGTCGCGGTGCGGACTGTCGCGATCGAGAATGGCCGGGTCGTTCGTAAGGACTTCACGCGGCCTATTACGAAAATCATTCTTCTGCCAGTCAGTCATGCCGAAAAGATTGATAAGGAGGACGCCGCGCAAGGGGATACGCCCCCCACAGAAAACgcttaa
- the LOC118644843 gene encoding uncharacterized protein LOC118644843, with protein sequence MRSHLLKIFESNVIEHFPQDLNYGVPQKILPLAVIKARKAIANAQRIKRYLSKKNTLKNECHNIDDNQVKKSHIDEYDSSKNKCHNIEDNRDKKRYLDDDLENVCLEKRLQYQQNLEQNQAKHLDRYKTDLLNNPAKKRRQYEKIEDNRDKKRYADNDLENIRTKKLLRYQQNLKQNRAKQLDRYKKDLLNNRAKKRHQYIKNLQKNRLRKRIHYFIHSQHERDRYRKYSDCKWLYNKQYYEKKILKFNSVKKYAGQNIIRKYSKFWSKNYIHMHNPVTITDIMNKLNIKHKIERRLEAEKILR encoded by the coding sequence ATGCGttcacatttattaaaaatttttgaatctaATGTGATTGAGCATTTTCCTCAGGATTTAAATTATGGTGTTCCTCAAAAAATACTTCCATTAGCAGTAataaaagcaagaaaagctATAGCTAATGCTCAACGTATAAAGagatatttatctaaaaaaaatactttgaagAATGAATGTCATAATATTGATGATAATCAGGTTAAAAAAAGTCATATAGACGAATATGATTCTTCGAAGAATAAATGTCATAATATAGAAGATAATCGTGATAAAAAACGTTATCTAGACGATGATTTGGAAAATGTTTGTCTAGAAAAGCGGCTTCAATATCAACAAAACTTAGAACAAAATCAGGCTAAGCATCTGGATCGATATAAGAcagatttattgaataatcCTGCTAAAAAGCGACgtcaatatgaaaaaattgaagataatCGTGATAAAAAACGTTATGCAGACAATGATTTGGAAAATATTCGTACTAAAAAGCTGCTTCGatatcaacaaaatttaaaacaaaatcggGCTAAGCAATTGGATCggtataaaaaagatttactgaATAATCGTGCTAAAAAGCGacatcaatatattaaaaatttacaaaaaaatcgtttgcgtaaaagaatacattattttatacattcacAACATGAACGAGATAGATACAGAAAATATTCCGATTGTAAATGGttgtataataaacaatattacgagaaaaagatattaaaatttaattctgtaaaaaaatatgctggtcaaaatattattagaaaatatagtaAGTTTTggtcaaaaaattacatacatatgcaTAATCCTGTGACAATAACAgatattatgaataaacttaatattaaacataaaattgaaagacgATTAGaagctgaaaaaattttgcgttGA